The Candidatus Thermoplasmatota archaeon genome includes the window GGAAGCGAGCGATCGCAGCCGGCATCGTGGTGGTGCTCGCGCTTGGCGTCCTTGCCCTCTCGGGCGCGGCCTCGGCGTGGCAGACGGCCCCTTGCAAGCACTATTGGGCCGGCAAATGCCAGGACGGGACGACGTACAGCTACAACTGCAAGCGCTATTGGTACAAGAACTCGGAAGGCGAGTGGCGGTCCTCGACGTACTGCCAGCAATGGTCGAGCCGCTGATCCACCGACGGGAGGCTTGCCCTGCGCTGGCGCGCGCCCTTTGTGCGCCGGCCGAAACGCGCTACTCCCTCGTCCACGCCTCGTCGACGCGCGTGTAGGAGAGAAGCTCCTTCTCGGGGAAGTAGAGCGCAAGCTCGCGGCGCGCCGTGTCGAGGCTGTCGGAGCCGTGCACGACGTTGCGGCCGATGTCCGTCCCGAAGTCGCCGCGGATCGTGCCCGGGCTTGCCTTCAGCGGGTCGGTCGCGCCGTTTGTCTCCCGGACGGCTTGCACCGCGTTCTTGCCTTCGACGGCGA containing:
- the ndk gene encoding nucleoside-diphosphate kinase; its protein translation is MERTFAMVKPDGVQRGLVGEVLARYERRGLKIVGLRLIHVDRALAEQHYAEHRGKPFYEGLVRFITSGPTVILAVEGKNAVQAVRETNGATDPLKASPGTIRGDFGTDIGRNVVHGSDSLDTARRELALYFPEKELLSYTRVDEAWTRE